A window of Salvelinus alpinus chromosome 31, SLU_Salpinus.1, whole genome shotgun sequence contains these coding sequences:
- the LOC139561516 gene encoding endonuclease domain-containing 1 protein-like isoform X3, with translation MCWVEKFSDVPQCKSFFLKGTTPNLPGILVDGKVQDQNRYKPICQLFKYKKKTEVKNIYRFATLYDTTNRIPVFSAYTFTGPPTDRRPSQRWMIEPQLEDKHYTRDMMVAGRRLRVEHQATNADYKERGFNRGRWSKIECKVREYLVKNCKEAEDQIKAYVVTGAVPSNNKLNKRVNIPDLLWTAYCCKNNLGQWVAGAYWGKNVKGETVNSNTLGELEKELTSFYKDFKVFPYYCPRKAIQSVEQDETGRNRERVLEGGAGQKRSGKGSRERSMKMARRTGDELKECDEEDGCDCDCDEK, from the exons TGGAGAAGTTCAGTGATGTTCCACAGTGCAAGAGTTTCTTCCTGAAGGGGACAACTCCAAATCTCCCAGGTATTTTGGTTGATGGGAAAGTCCAGGACCAGAACCGCTACAAGCCGATCTGCCAGTTGTTTAAATACAAGAAGAAAACGGAAGTTAAAAACATCTACAGGTTTGCAACTCTCTACGACACGACCAACAGGATCCCTGTGTTCTCAGCCTACACCTTCACTGGTCCTCCTACAGACCGCAGACCAAGTCAACGCTGGATGATAGAGCCCCAG CTTGAAGATAAACATTACACACGTGACATGATGGTGGCAGGTAGACGTCTAAGAGTCGAGCACCAGGCTACGAACGCAGACTACAAG GAAAGAGGCTTCAACCGAGGCAGATGGAGTAAAATTGAGTGCAAAGTCAGAGAATATCTTGTGAAGAACTGTAAGGAAGCTGAAGACCAGATTAAAGCCTATGTGGTGACTGGAGCAGTGCCCAGCAACAACAAACTGAACAAACGAGTGAACATCCCGGATCTTCTGTGGACAGCCTACTGCTGTAAAAACAACCTGGGACAGTGGGTGGCCGGAGCATACTGGGGGAAGAACGTAAAGGGGGAAACAGTGAATTCAAATACCTTGGGAGAACTCGAAAAAGAATTGACGAGTTTCTACAAGGACTTCAAGGTATTCCCATATTATTGCCCAAGAAAAGCTATTCAAAgtgtagaacaggatgagacagggaggaacagagagagagtattagaGGGTGGGGCGGGGCAAAAGAGGAGCGGAaaagggagcagagagaggagcatgaAGATGGCGAGAAGAACAGGGGATGAGTTAAAGGAATGTGATGAGGAGGATGGATGTGATTGTGACTGTGATGAAAAATGA
- the LOC139561516 gene encoding endonuclease domain-containing 1 protein-like isoform X1 → MCWVEKFSDVPQCKSFFLKGTTPNLPGILVDGKVQDQNRYKPICQLFKYKKKTEVKNIYRFATLYDTTNRIPVFSAYTFTGPPTDRRPSQRWMIEPQLEDKHYTRDMMVAGRRLRVEHQATNADYKVKIKGMHLDRGHLFPCSYADDDTMRSTFTLTNAVPQERGFNRGRWSKIECKVREYLVKNCKEAEDQIKAYVVTGAVPSNNKLNKRVNIPDLLWTAYCCKNNLGQWVAGAYWGKNVKGETVNSNTLGELEKELTSFYKDFKVFPYYCPRKAIQSVEQDETGRNRERVLEGGAGQKRSGKGSRERSMKMARRTGDELKECDEEDGCDCDCDEK, encoded by the exons TGGAGAAGTTCAGTGATGTTCCACAGTGCAAGAGTTTCTTCCTGAAGGGGACAACTCCAAATCTCCCAGGTATTTTGGTTGATGGGAAAGTCCAGGACCAGAACCGCTACAAGCCGATCTGCCAGTTGTTTAAATACAAGAAGAAAACGGAAGTTAAAAACATCTACAGGTTTGCAACTCTCTACGACACGACCAACAGGATCCCTGTGTTCTCAGCCTACACCTTCACTGGTCCTCCTACAGACCGCAGACCAAGTCAACGCTGGATGATAGAGCCCCAG CTTGAAGATAAACATTACACACGTGACATGATGGTGGCAGGTAGACGTCTAAGAGTCGAGCACCAGGCTACGAACGCAGACTACAAGGTAAAGATAAAGGGCATGCATCTGGACAGAGGTCACCTATTCCCATGTTCGTATGCTGATGATGATACCATGAGGTCCACTTTCACCCTGACAAACGCCGTTCCACAGGAAAGAGGCTTCAACCGAGGCAGATGGAGTAAAATTGAGTGCAAAGTCAGAGAATATCTTGTGAAGAACTGTAAGGAAGCTGAAGACCAGATTAAAGCCTATGTGGTGACTGGAGCAGTGCCCAGCAACAACAAACTGAACAAACGAGTGAACATCCCGGATCTTCTGTGGACAGCCTACTGCTGTAAAAACAACCTGGGACAGTGGGTGGCCGGAGCATACTGGGGGAAGAACGTAAAGGGGGAAACAGTGAATTCAAATACCTTGGGAGAACTCGAAAAAGAATTGACGAGTTTCTACAAGGACTTCAAGGTATTCCCATATTATTGCCCAAGAAAAGCTATTCAAAgtgtagaacaggatgagacagggaggaacagagagagagtattagaGGGTGGGGCGGGGCAAAAGAGGAGCGGAaaagggagcagagagaggagcatgaAGATGGCGAGAAGAACAGGGGATGAGTTAAAGGAATGTGATGAGGAGGATGGATGTGATTGTGACTGTGATGAAAAATGA